Proteins encoded in a region of the Puniceicoccus vermicola genome:
- a CDS encoding transposase: PFQGRYKGIVVEPGHVFAQVCHYIHLNPVRAGIVSAENLGEYRWSSFFRIEKRKRPEWLDFSTVLSDSGGLGDNRTGWNRYRDYLVWLAEDDLEKKKLAEAQMSRGWCKGSKEFRKAMRDEAKAKGAQLDRVRFEGLEPKSLIEERMMVWEEELVQAATVAGIDLGALPRPKMSREKCLLAAVMKKRTSVSNRWLAERLAMGSVSTPTQAAKRASENPGVRKEIERIEKALE, translated from the coding sequence CCGTTTCAGGGGCGTTACAAGGGGATTGTTGTGGAGCCCGGGCATGTATTCGCGCAGGTTTGCCACTACATTCACCTGAATCCGGTTCGTGCGGGGATCGTTTCGGCGGAAAACCTTGGGGAGTATCGCTGGAGCAGCTTTTTTCGCATCGAAAAAAGGAAGCGTCCCGAATGGTTGGATTTCTCAACGGTATTATCCGACTCGGGGGGTCTAGGCGACAATCGGACTGGGTGGAATCGGTATCGGGATTACTTGGTTTGGCTGGCAGAGGATGATTTGGAAAAGAAGAAACTGGCAGAGGCCCAGATGAGCCGGGGCTGGTGTAAGGGATCGAAGGAGTTTCGCAAGGCGATGCGGGATGAAGCGAAGGCGAAGGGGGCGCAATTGGACCGGGTTCGTTTCGAAGGATTGGAGCCGAAGTCCTTGATTGAGGAGCGGATGATGGTTTGGGAGGAGGAACTCGTTCAGGCGGCGACGGTCGCCGGGATTGACCTCGGAGCCCTTCCCCGGCCGAAAATGTCGCGGGAAAAGTGCCTGTTGGCAGCGGTAATGAAAAAACGGACCTCGGTTTCCAACCGTTGGCTGGCCGAACGACTCGCCATGGGTTCGGTGTCAACCCCGACGCAAGCGGCAAAACGGGCGAGTGAGAATCCGGGAGTCAGAAAAGAAATCGAGAGAATTGAAAAGGCCCTGGAGTGA